The following are encoded together in the Humulus lupulus chromosome 5, drHumLupu1.1, whole genome shotgun sequence genome:
- the LOC133834640 gene encoding membrane-associated kinase regulator 5, protein MEALNFLKFWKPTTTFTTPVLEVDNEVDEEEEEDSFFDLELTAPDFDNKKKNPDEKSTVETKRVDLDEERGTQPAKTLSGRELCYPKPSLALSPIDSISKRKVLPLGPITSKPQSPIALLKSAPTFRVFMFKKSKSRGTEKKIETESLGSHYKHQKQEGKLFAVRFNVEEASNVSKLSRDNSSRRASSSSSSSSTKRQDQSSDDTKTEQRFSKDVIQKYLKLVKPLYVKVSKRYNGKANPSPADFFMSSPASSPATMASMASPKDRPGNLPAGIRTVCKHLGKSKSSSSSAAIGAQPPVNRRDDSLLQQHDGIQSAILHCKRSFNSSRDSFSLSRSTSDSSSMKSCSSDSYRLSNSASETSHDFSARSSIEDGRCLNI, encoded by the exons ATGGAAGCTCTTAACTTCCTCAAGTTCTGGAAACCTACAACCACATTTACTACTCCCGTTCTTGAAGTAGATAATGAAgttgacgaagaagaagaagaggactCATTCTTCGACTTGGAGCTCACTGCCCCAGATTTTGACAACAAGAAGAAGAACCCAGATGAAAAATCTACCGTAGAAACTAAAAGAGTTGACCTTGATGAAGAAAGGGGTACACAACCAGCTAAAACTCTCAGCGGTAGAGAGCTCTGTTATCCCAAGCCTTCTCTCGCTTTGTCCCCTATTGATTCGATTTCGAAAAGAAAGGTCCTTCCCCTTGGACCCATTACTTCAAAGCCTCAATCACCGATCGCTCTCCTCAAATCGGCTCCAACTTTTCGGGTCTTCATGTTCAAAAAGTCTAAATCAAGGGGAACAGAGAAGAAGATCGAAACAGAGTCGTTGGGGAGTCATTATAAGCACCAAAAGCAAGAAGGAAAGCTCTTTGCAGTGAGATTCAACGTTGAAGAAGCTTCAAACGTTTCGAAGCTAAGTAGAGATAACAGCTCTAGAAGagcaagtagtagtagtagcagcagcagtaccAAACGACAAGACCAAAGCTCAGACGACACCAAAACAGAGCAGCGGTTCTCGAAGGACGTTATACAGAAATATCTGAAGCTCGTTAAGCCTCTTTATGTAAAGGTTTCGAAAAGGTACAACGGCAAAGCGAACCCTTCTCCCGCAGACTTTTTCATGTCGTCGCCGGCTTCTTCCCCGGCGACGATGGCTTCCATGGCCTCACCTAAGGACAGGCCGGGGAATCTTCCGGCAGGGATTCGGACGGTGTGTAAGCATCTGGGAAAGAGTAAATCATCGTCTTCGTCGGCGGCTATCGGAGCCCAACCGCCGGTGAATCGGAGAGATGACTCGCTGTTGCAGCAGCATGATGGGATTCAAAGCGCTATTTTGCATTGCAAGAGGTCATTCAATTCATCTAGAG ATTCTTTTTCATTATCTCGATCGACCAGTGATTCTTCCTCCATGAAATCTTGTTCCAGCG aTTCGTACCGGTTATCCAACTCTGCTAGCGAGACTTCTCATGATTTTTCAGCAAGAAGCTCCATTGAAGACGGTCGTTGTCTTAACATTTGA